The Nostoc sp. NIES-3756 DNA window AAATACATTATCGTGGAGGGTTAATTTGCATTCGTAAATGATCATGTTTGTGTTGACTGTTGACTGTTGTTAGTTAACCCCTCTCCAAACCTCTCTCCTTTTAGGAGAGAGGCTTTGATTTCTCCCCCTTCCCTGGTAGGGAAGGGGGCTGGGGGGTTAGGTTTCCCGTTAGCTTTTCTACACAACGAAAAACGTCTGCCACACCCCTATACCCTTTATTTACCTTTGCCTTTTTTTCCGGCGATCGCACCGTAGGTTTCCGCGTAGATTTTGGTTTGCTGATACAGGTTTGTCAGTGTATCCCGCAAGCGAGTTTCATCTTGATAAATTGCTGCTACTTCTGTCAACAAACTATTTAATTGAGTCCCAGTAATTACTTGAGTTTTGCGGATTGGTTCTTGGTTGAGTAAATTAGTTACCACTTCTGTTGCTTTGTTGATTATGTCAGCAATTGGGGCATTGATATCTGGTTTTAAAGCATCATACAAAGCTTGGGTGAAATGGAGATTACTGAAGATTTCCCCATCACATACAGCAATACCAATAATATGATTTCCCATTGTGCCAGTACGTGATTCTTGTGCGCCATAACGACGGGTTCGCATTAAGTTACCTAATACATACAAAAAGCCTTCATAAGTGGGATCGCGGAGAGTTTCTACTGTAGGGAATGTGATTTCTGGTAATACATGATCCAACTCATTAATCGCACTCCGCATGACTCCTTGTTCGCTCATTGTTCCGCCTTCAAATGGTGCATTAAAGGTAAAACTGCGGTGTGATTGTTCGTAAGGACTGAGAGAAAAGGCTGAATCAGAGTAAACTTTAGAACGTTCCGAACCACTATCACCAATAGCAAAGCCATAAATAATACAGTCAGGACATTTTTTACAAGAATTTTCGCCGTTATATTCACAGAATTTATCTTTTTCTGTGGCATTGGCGCTAGTTAATTCTAAGGAACGTAATAATTCCCGACCACCTAAACGTTCTGGTGTAATTTGCTTACGTTTGAACATCACCAAGCGGCTGATAGCTTCTTTTGTATCTATTCC harbors:
- the cas7d gene encoding type I-D CRISPR-associated protein Cas7/Csc2 codes for the protein MSILNNLKSEFASAFPRLASGKYVHFLMVRHSQSFPVFQTDGVLNTARTQAGIDTKEAISRLVMFKRKQITPERLGGRELLRSLELTSANATEKDKFCEYNGENSCKKCPDCIIYGFAIGDSGSERSKVYSDSAFSLSPYEQSHRSFTFNAPFEGGTMSEQGVMRSAINELDHVLPEITFPTVETLRDPTYEGFLYVLGNLMRTRRYGAQESRTGTMGNHIIGIAVCDGEIFSNLHFTQALYDALKPDINAPIADIINKATEVVTNLLNQEPIRKTQVITGTQLNSLLTEVAAIYQDETRLRDTLTNLYQQTKIYAETYGAIAGKKGKGK